One region of Streptomyces subrutilus genomic DNA includes:
- a CDS encoding LysM peptidoglycan-binding domain-containing M23 family metallopeptidase: protein MPAKGKHRRPKSRSLSRGLAVAGTGGAALALPLMGAGGANAAPAPAAAPATAPAVAPQLPVALQAAPAAAPAAPAAPTVYTVVPGDYLSKIAAERHLSGGWEQLYADNREAVGADPSLIHPGLKLTLGAKAAAPAEAAPAPAPAERSSTGAPSAAKGPSEQAAPAPAPQPKQKQKAQSGGGSTEAKAPSGAGFVAPVSGGISTQYRASGAMWSSGYHTGVDFMASSGTTVKAVGAGTVVSAGWAGSYGNEVIIKHADGKYSQYAHLSSLSVSVGQGVTAGQRIGLSGSTGNSTGPHLHFEIRTGPSYGSDVNPVSYLRSKGVTL from the coding sequence ATGCCTGCAAAGGGTAAGCACCGTCGTCCCAAGTCCCGTTCCCTTTCCCGCGGTCTGGCCGTCGCGGGCACCGGTGGTGCGGCTCTCGCGCTGCCCCTGATGGGAGCCGGCGGCGCCAACGCGGCCCCCGCTCCCGCCGCCGCGCCGGCCACGGCCCCCGCCGTCGCCCCGCAGCTCCCGGTCGCGCTCCAGGCCGCGCCCGCCGCGGCCCCGGCCGCCCCGGCCGCGCCGACCGTCTACACGGTCGTGCCCGGCGACTACCTCTCCAAGATCGCCGCGGAGCGCCACCTCTCCGGCGGCTGGGAGCAGCTGTACGCCGACAACCGCGAGGCCGTCGGCGCCGACCCCTCCCTGATCCACCCGGGCCTCAAGCTGACCCTCGGCGCGAAGGCGGCGGCCCCGGCCGAAGCGGCTCCGGCCCCGGCTCCCGCCGAGCGGTCCTCGACCGGTGCTCCGTCCGCCGCCAAGGGCCCCTCCGAGCAGGCGGCGCCCGCCCCGGCCCCGCAGCCGAAGCAGAAGCAGAAGGCGCAGAGCGGCGGCGGGTCCACCGAGGCGAAGGCCCCCAGCGGCGCCGGATTCGTGGCCCCGGTGAGCGGCGGGATATCCACCCAGTACCGGGCCTCGGGTGCGATGTGGTCCTCGGGCTACCACACCGGCGTGGACTTCATGGCGAGCTCGGGCACCACCGTCAAGGCCGTCGGCGCGGGCACCGTGGTCTCGGCCGGCTGGGCCGGATCGTACGGCAACGAGGTGATCATCAAGCACGCGGACGGCAAGTACTCCCAGTACGCCCACCTCTCCTCGCTGTCCGTCTCGGTGGGTCAGGGCGTCACCGCCGGCCAGCGGATCGGCCTCTCCGGTTCCACCGGCAACTCGACCGGCCCGCACCTCCACTTCGAGATCCGCACGGGCCCGTCCTACGGCTCCGACGTCAACCCGGTGAGCTACCTCCGCTCGAAGGGCGTCACCCTCTGA
- a CDS encoding GTP-binding protein → MASTNACDAPAPEAAPATLKILVAGGFGAGKTTFVGAVSEIEPLSTEELISGLGESEDPLGGVEAKTTTTVALDFGRITLDRRHVLYLFGTPGQHRFWFLWEELCAGALGAVVLADTRRLADCFPAVDFFERRGIGFIVAVNEFDGGHRYGPDEVREAVGLGPEVPVVRCDARLAGSGTGTLAALVRHLLCTTTGAASSNSSSESGEPS, encoded by the coding sequence ATGGCCTCCACAAACGCTTGTGACGCACCCGCTCCCGAGGCCGCTCCCGCGACGCTGAAGATCCTGGTCGCGGGCGGTTTCGGGGCGGGCAAGACCACCTTCGTGGGCGCGGTGAGCGAGATCGAGCCGCTGAGTACGGAGGAGCTGATCAGCGGCCTCGGCGAGAGCGAGGACCCGCTCGGCGGGGTCGAGGCCAAGACCACGACGACCGTCGCGCTGGACTTCGGCCGGATCACGCTCGACCGGCGGCACGTGCTCTACCTCTTCGGGACGCCCGGACAGCACCGCTTCTGGTTCCTGTGGGAGGAGCTGTGCGCCGGCGCGCTCGGGGCGGTGGTGCTCGCCGACACCCGCCGCCTCGCCGACTGCTTCCCCGCCGTGGACTTCTTCGAGCGGCGCGGCATCGGCTTCATCGTCGCCGTCAACGAGTTCGACGGCGGCCACCGCTACGGGCCCGACGAGGTCCGCGAAGCGGTGGGGCTGGGGCCCGAGGTGCCCGTCGTACGGTGCGACGCGCGCCTGGCCGGCTCCGGGACGGGGACGCTGGCCGCCCTCGTCCGCCATCTCCTGTGCACGACCACGGGGGCGGCATCCAGCAATTCGTCTTCGGAGTCGGGGGAACCGTCATGA
- a CDS encoding SGNH/GDSL hydrolase family protein, with amino-acid sequence MAATTTTLKTIGSYAAIGDSFTEGVGDPGPGDSYLGWADRLAVLLADRRDEHDFRYANLAVRGRLLDQIVAEQVPRAKALAPDLVTFCAGGNDIIRPGSDPDDVAERFEAAVADLTGAVGLVMITTGFDTRGVPVLRHLRGKVATYSAHVRAIADRYDCPVLDLWSLRSVQDRRAWDTDRLHLSPEGHTRVALRAAQVLGLDVPADPDQPWPPQRPRGSVDVTRDNIQWAREHLVPWIGRRLRGESSGDRIAAKRPDLLPL; translated from the coding sequence GTGGCAGCGACGACGACGACACTCAAGACCATCGGCTCGTACGCGGCGATCGGGGACAGCTTCACCGAGGGCGTGGGGGACCCGGGACCCGGGGATTCTTATCTCGGCTGGGCGGACCGGCTCGCCGTGCTCCTGGCCGACCGGCGCGACGAGCACGACTTCCGGTACGCGAACCTGGCCGTGCGCGGCCGGCTCCTCGACCAGATCGTGGCGGAGCAGGTGCCGCGGGCCAAGGCCCTGGCGCCGGACCTCGTGACCTTCTGCGCCGGGGGCAACGACATCATCCGGCCCGGCAGCGACCCCGACGACGTGGCGGAGCGGTTCGAGGCCGCCGTCGCCGACCTCACCGGGGCCGTCGGCCTGGTCATGATCACCACCGGCTTCGACACCCGGGGCGTGCCGGTCCTCAGGCACCTGCGGGGCAAGGTGGCGACGTACAGCGCGCACGTGCGCGCCATCGCCGACCGCTACGACTGCCCGGTGCTGGACCTCTGGTCGCTGAGGTCAGTACAGGACCGGCGCGCCTGGGACACCGACCGGCTGCACCTGTCGCCCGAGGGGCACACCCGGGTGGCGCTGCGCGCCGCCCAGGTGCTCGGACTCGACGTGCCCGCCGACCCCGACCAGCCGTGGCCGCCGCAGCGGCCGCGCGGCTCGGTGGACGTGACCCGGGACAACATCCAGTGGGCCCGCGAGCACCTGGTGCCCTGGATCGGGCGGCGGCTGCGCGGCGAGTCCTCCGGGGACCGCATCGCGGCGAAGCGGCCGGACCTGCTGCCCCTGTAG
- a CDS encoding aspartate aminotransferase family protein → MTADPREEVVRAEGFDLGALLAERGGERYELHARHLNHQLPRMLHTIGFDKVYERAEGAHFWDAEGNDYLDMLAGFGVMGLGRHHPVVRRALHDVLDAQLADLTRFDCQPLPGLLAEKLLSYSPHLDRVFFGNSGTEAVETALKFARYATGRPRVLYCDHAFHGLTTGSLSVNGEGGFRDGFAPLLPDTKIALGDLGALERELRKGDVAAFVVEPIQGKGVIAAPPGFLSAAQELLRRHKALLIADEVQTGLGRTGDFYAYQHEPGVEPDLVCVAKALSGGYVPVGATLGKDWIFKKVYSSMDRVLVHSASFGSNAQAMAAGLAVLSVMEDEEVVAGARAMGDLLRGRLAALVDEYELLHEVRGRGLMIGIEFGRPTSLGLRSRWAMLQAARKGLFAQMVVVPLLQKHRILTQVSGDHLEVIKLIPPLIVDERDVDRFVGAFREVMDEAHGGSGLMWEFGRTLVKQAVGNR, encoded by the coding sequence ATGACCGCGGACCCGCGGGAGGAGGTCGTCCGGGCCGAGGGCTTCGACCTCGGCGCCCTGCTGGCCGAGCGCGGCGGCGAGCGCTACGAGCTGCACGCCCGCCACCTCAACCACCAGCTGCCCCGGATGCTGCACACCATCGGCTTCGACAAGGTCTACGAGCGGGCCGAGGGCGCCCACTTCTGGGACGCCGAGGGCAACGACTACCTCGACATGCTGGCCGGGTTCGGGGTGATGGGCCTGGGCCGGCACCACCCGGTGGTCCGCCGCGCCCTGCACGACGTCCTCGACGCCCAGCTCGCCGACCTCACCCGCTTCGACTGCCAGCCGCTGCCCGGGCTGCTGGCCGAGAAGCTGCTCTCGTACAGCCCCCACCTGGACCGCGTCTTCTTCGGCAACAGCGGCACCGAGGCGGTGGAGACGGCCCTGAAGTTCGCCCGGTACGCCACCGGGCGGCCCAGGGTCCTGTACTGCGACCACGCCTTCCACGGGCTCACCACGGGCTCGCTCTCGGTGAACGGCGAGGGCGGGTTCCGGGACGGCTTCGCGCCGCTGCTGCCCGACACGAAGATCGCTCTCGGGGATCTGGGCGCCCTGGAGCGGGAGCTGCGCAAGGGCGACGTGGCCGCCTTCGTCGTCGAGCCGATCCAGGGCAAGGGGGTGATCGCCGCCCCGCCCGGGTTCCTGTCCGCCGCGCAGGAACTGCTGCGCCGCCACAAGGCGCTGCTGATCGCGGACGAGGTGCAGACCGGCCTCGGTCGGACCGGCGACTTCTACGCGTACCAGCACGAGCCGGGCGTGGAGCCCGACCTGGTGTGCGTGGCCAAGGCGCTCTCGGGCGGCTACGTGCCGGTCGGCGCCACGCTGGGCAAGGACTGGATCTTCAAGAAGGTCTACTCGTCCATGGACCGGGTCCTCGTGCACTCCGCGAGCTTCGGCTCCAACGCCCAGGCGATGGCGGCCGGACTGGCCGTGCTGTCGGTCATGGAGGACGAGGAGGTCGTGGCGGGCGCCCGGGCCATGGGCGATCTGCTGCGCGGGCGGCTCGCGGCCCTGGTGGACGAGTACGAGCTGCTCCACGAGGTGCGCGGGCGCGGGCTGATGATCGGCATCGAGTTCGGCCGGCCCACCTCGCTGGGGCTGCGCAGCCGGTGGGCGATGCTCCAGGCGGCCCGCAAGGGGCTCTTCGCGCAGATGGTCGTGGTGCCGCTGCTGCAGAAGCACCGGATCCTCACCCAGGTGTCCGGGGACCACCTGGAAGTGATCAAGCTGATCCCGCCGCTGATCGTGGACGAGCGGGACGTCGACCGGTTCGTCGGCGCCTTCCGCGAGGTCATGGACGAGGCGCACGGCGGTTCGGGGCTGATGTGGGAGTTCGGCAGGACCCTGGTGAAGCAGGCCGTCGGCAACCGGTGA
- the hpnH gene encoding adenosyl-hopene transferase HpnH: MAMPLRQTVRVGTYLLEQKLRKREKFPLIVELEPLYACNLACEGCGKIQHPAGVLKQRMPVAQAVGAVLESGAPMVSIAGGEPLMHPQIHEIVRQLVAKRKYVFLCTNAMLLRKKIEKFTPSPYFAFAVHIDGLRERHDESVAKEGVFDEAVAAIKEAKRRGFRVTTNSTFFNTDTPQTIIEVLNYLNDDLQVDEMMISPAYAYEKAPDQEHFLGVEQTRDLFRKAFAGGNRRRWRLNHSPLFLDFLEGKADFPCTAWAIPNYSLFGWQRPCYLMSDGYVPTYRELINDTDWSKYGRGKDPRCENCMAHCGYEPTAVLATMGSLKESLRAARETIGGNREPSRGPA, encoded by the coding sequence ATGGCCATGCCGCTGCGCCAGACCGTCAGGGTCGGGACTTATCTGCTCGAACAGAAGCTCCGCAAGCGTGAGAAGTTCCCGCTGATCGTCGAACTGGAACCGCTGTACGCCTGCAACCTGGCCTGCGAGGGGTGCGGAAAGATCCAGCACCCGGCGGGGGTGCTCAAGCAGCGCATGCCGGTCGCCCAGGCGGTCGGCGCCGTACTGGAGTCGGGCGCGCCCATGGTGTCCATCGCGGGCGGCGAGCCCTTGATGCACCCGCAGATCCACGAGATCGTGCGCCAGCTGGTCGCGAAGCGGAAGTATGTATTCCTTTGCACCAATGCGATGCTCCTGCGCAAGAAGATCGAGAAGTTCACCCCGTCCCCCTATTTCGCCTTCGCCGTGCACATCGACGGACTGCGCGAACGGCACGACGAGTCGGTGGCCAAGGAAGGCGTCTTCGACGAGGCGGTCGCCGCCATCAAGGAGGCGAAGAGGCGCGGGTTCCGGGTGACCACCAACTCCACCTTCTTCAACACGGACACCCCGCAGACCATCATCGAGGTGCTCAACTACCTCAATGACGACCTCCAGGTGGACGAGATGATGATCTCGCCCGCCTACGCCTACGAGAAGGCCCCTGACCAGGAGCACTTCCTGGGGGTGGAACAGACCCGCGATCTCTTCAGGAAGGCCTTCGCGGGCGGCAACCGCAGGCGCTGGCGGCTCAACCACTCCCCGCTCTTCCTGGACTTCCTGGAAGGGAAGGCCGACTTCCCCTGCACGGCCTGGGCCATTCCGAACTACTCCCTCTTCGGCTGGCAGCGCCCCTGCTACCTGATGAGCGACGGCTACGTGCCGACGTACCGGGAGCTGATCAACGACACCGACTGGAGCAAGTACGGCCGCGGCAAGGACCCGCGCTGCGAGAACTGCATGGCGCACTGCGGTTACGAGCCCACCGCCGTCCTCGCCACCATGGGCTCCCTCAAGGAGTCCCTGCGCGCGGCCCGGGAGACGATCGGCGGGAACCGGGAGCCCTCGCGAGGGCCGGCATGA
- a CDS encoding DUF742 domain-containing protein: MRGRAAGAYLKGRDTPWLDDSAGRVMRPYTASGGRTRPGVALDLLSLVTATGVRPRVPLGAEHTLALRLCAGAAAVTVAEVAGQLRLPAVVVKVLLSDLVEHGAVMARAPRFPGCGPFAADDQSLLRAVLDGLHKRL, translated from the coding sequence ATGAGAGGCCGCGCGGCGGGCGCGTACCTGAAGGGGCGGGACACACCCTGGCTCGACGACTCGGCGGGCCGGGTGATGCGCCCGTACACCGCCAGCGGCGGGCGGACCCGGCCGGGTGTCGCGCTCGACCTGCTCTCCCTGGTGACCGCGACCGGGGTGCGGCCGCGCGTACCGCTGGGCGCGGAGCACACGCTCGCCCTCCGGTTGTGCGCGGGCGCCGCGGCGGTCACGGTCGCCGAGGTCGCCGGGCAGCTGCGGCTGCCCGCGGTGGTGGTGAAGGTGCTGCTGTCCGATCTCGTGGAACACGGGGCCGTCATGGCGCGAGCGCCGCGTTTCCCGGGCTGCGGACCGTTCGCCGCCGATGACCAGTCCCTGCTCCGGGCGGTGCTCGATGGCCTCCACAAACGCTTGTGA
- a CDS encoding MBL fold metallo-hydrolase, whose translation MTGSRPLRPRLRALRPEAFGADPSGARLERIHRSPNFADGVFQNPLGARTRPSGSMAEFAKIYFHREQRIRRTPGAPIPVYPTTLAELAKPPASGLRLTWMGHSSVLAEIDGRRVLFDPVWGERCSPFPFAGPKRLHPVPVPLASLGPVDVVVISHDHYDHLDLPTIKELAGTDTVFAVPLGVGAHLERWGVPADRLRELDWNETTEVAGLSLTATPARHFCGRGLRNQQHTLWASWVVAGDEHRIYHSGDTGYFPGFKEIGAEHGPFDATMIQIGAYSEYWPDIHMTPEEGMRAHLDLQGGAPHGTMLPIHWGTFNLAPHPWDEPGEGTLAAARGAGAAIALPVPGQPFEPAAADAPAKPWWRPFVAGGHAAPEVAVAAVTAGRATGVIREEPEAVGS comes from the coding sequence TTGACCGGCTCCCGTCCCCTGCGTCCGCGGCTGCGCGCCCTGCGACCCGAAGCCTTCGGCGCGGACCCGTCCGGCGCCCGGCTGGAGCGGATCCACCGTTCGCCGAACTTCGCCGACGGCGTCTTCCAGAACCCGCTCGGGGCCCGGACCAGGCCCTCGGGGTCGATGGCGGAGTTCGCGAAGATCTACTTCCACCGCGAACAGCGGATCCGGCGCACCCCCGGCGCCCCGATCCCCGTGTACCCCACGACCCTCGCGGAGCTGGCGAAGCCGCCCGCGAGCGGACTGCGGCTCACCTGGATGGGACACTCCAGCGTGCTCGCGGAGATCGACGGGCGCCGCGTGCTGTTCGACCCGGTGTGGGGCGAGCGGTGCTCGCCCTTCCCCTTCGCCGGGCCCAAGCGGCTGCACCCCGTGCCCGTACCGCTGGCCTCGCTGGGACCGGTCGACGTCGTGGTGATCTCGCACGACCACTACGACCACCTCGACCTGCCGACGATCAAGGAGCTGGCCGGTACGGACACGGTCTTCGCCGTGCCGCTCGGAGTCGGCGCGCACCTCGAGCGGTGGGGCGTGCCGGCCGACCGGCTGCGCGAGCTGGACTGGAACGAGACCACCGAGGTCGCCGGGCTCTCGCTCACCGCCACCCCGGCCCGGCATTTCTGCGGCCGTGGGCTGCGCAACCAGCAGCACACCCTGTGGGCGTCCTGGGTCGTCGCGGGGGACGAGCACCGGATCTACCACAGCGGGGACACCGGCTACTTCCCCGGCTTCAAGGAGATCGGCGCCGAGCACGGGCCCTTCGACGCCACGATGATCCAGATCGGCGCCTACTCCGAATACTGGCCCGACATCCACATGACGCCCGAGGAGGGCATGCGCGCCCACCTCGACCTCCAGGGCGGCGCCCCGCACGGCACGATGCTGCCGATCCACTGGGGCACCTTCAACCTGGCCCCCCACCCGTGGGACGAGCCCGGCGAGGGAACCCTCGCCGCGGCGCGGGGAGCGGGAGCCGCGATCGCCCTGCCGGTCCCGGGACAGCCCTTCGAGCCGGCGGCGGCGGACGCCCCCGCGAAGCCGTGGTGGCGGCCCTTCGTGGCCGGCGGACACGCCGCACCCGAAGTCGCCGTGGCCGCGGTCACCGCGGGCCGGGCGACGGGCGTGATCCGCGAGGAGCCCGAGGCCGTCGGGTCCTGA
- a CDS encoding tyrosine-protein phosphatase, whose translation MTQQIQEPELSGVRNFRDVGGLPTSDGRRVGTGRLFRSGHLAHATDTDAEFLASLGLHTIFDFRNDADHALEGPDIELPGVRNVNIPLSDPADGREFWTMVREGALDELRAVLGDGKAAARMAQSYRTIISRRTAEHSRVVHALAEDSVPALLHCAAGKDRAGLSVAVVLLALGVEREAIVADYLESNAPHRRYRVRRSSGAQEARSPEVMELLAPLFDARAEYLTAAFDTIDGQWGGREAYLAEGLGLTPGTLGRLRERLLV comes from the coding sequence TTGACCCAGCAGATACAGGAGCCGGAACTGTCCGGAGTGCGCAATTTCCGCGATGTGGGTGGATTGCCGACCTCCGACGGGCGACGGGTCGGGACGGGACGACTGTTCCGAAGCGGACATCTCGCACATGCCACCGATACCGATGCAGAGTTCCTCGCATCGCTCGGGCTCCACACCATCTTCGACTTCCGCAACGACGCCGACCACGCCCTGGAGGGGCCGGACATCGAGCTGCCCGGCGTACGGAACGTCAACATCCCGCTCTCGGACCCGGCCGACGGGCGGGAGTTCTGGACGATGGTCCGCGAGGGCGCCCTCGACGAGCTCCGCGCGGTCCTGGGCGACGGCAAGGCCGCGGCCCGCATGGCCCAGTCGTACCGCACGATCATCAGCCGCCGCACGGCCGAGCACAGCCGGGTGGTGCACGCCCTCGCCGAGGACAGCGTCCCCGCCCTGCTGCACTGCGCGGCCGGCAAGGACCGGGCGGGCCTGTCGGTCGCCGTCGTCCTGCTCGCGCTCGGCGTCGAGCGCGAGGCGATCGTCGCGGACTACCTGGAGTCGAACGCCCCGCACCGCCGCTACCGGGTGCGCCGCAGCAGCGGCGCGCAGGAAGCCCGCTCCCCTGAGGTGATGGAGCTCCTCGCCCCGCTCTTCGACGCCCGCGCCGAGTACCTGACCGCCGCCTTCGACACCATCGACGGGCAGTGGGGCGGACGCGAGGCCTACCTCGCCGAGGGCCTCGGGCTCACGCCCGGGACCCTCGGCCGGCTCCGCGAACGGCTGCTGGTCTGA
- a CDS encoding roadblock/LC7 domain-containing protein has protein sequence MGGEVATKTGSRLSDLDWLLSGLVQRVPYTRSAVLLTADGLVTCVHGLDADSADHMAALASGLYSLGRSAGSRFADGGEVRQVVVELDTALVFVSAAGSGTCLAVLADRAADAGVLGYEMAMLVKSVRPYLAAPPRRPVADAER, from the coding sequence ATGGGCGGCGAAGTGGCAACGAAGACCGGCAGCCGGCTCTCGGACCTCGACTGGCTGCTCAGCGGCCTGGTGCAGCGCGTGCCGTACACGCGCAGCGCCGTGCTGCTGACCGCCGACGGCCTCGTGACCTGCGTGCACGGCCTGGACGCGGACAGCGCCGACCACATGGCGGCGCTGGCGTCCGGGTTGTACTCGCTGGGGCGCAGCGCCGGATCCCGCTTCGCGGACGGCGGGGAGGTCCGCCAGGTCGTCGTCGAACTCGACACCGCGCTCGTCTTCGTCTCGGCCGCCGGTTCCGGCACCTGCCTGGCGGTCCTCGCCGACCGCGCGGCCGACGCCGGGGTACTCGGCTACGAGATGGCCATGCTCGTCAAGAGCGTCCGGCCGTACCTGGCGGCCCCGCCGCGGCGGCCCGTCGCCGACGCGGAGCGATGA
- a CDS encoding sensor histidine kinase, whose protein sequence is MSEPRAARHAPSRHTVTGPGRQIRPQLIRAAVLPTLAAGLSGAAAVIFTLQLGGGAGDRDARLWPVLTGCALLVAGALAAALLGAQRGAKAVRDRCEALRRSSVRGRQELRGAADRLERGEAPGRPVRGGPTGTPAGPDPAGVDEFWLLAQELRGAREQAHATLVRLAGPATPSDSDRKVEVFVNLARRLQSLVHREISLLDELEDTVEDPDLLKELFHVDHLATRIRRHAENLAVLGGAASRRQWTRPIDLSEVLRSAVAEVEQYTRVRVVPPAGGSVRGHAVADVVHLLAELVENATVFSAPDTDVVLRAERVTAGIAVEVEDRGLGMPAQEQHRMNALLGDPDQISVRHLLADGRIGLFVVSALARRHGIAVELKSNIYGGVLAVLVLPRELLGAEAPGAADAAGSRATSWGTGQASPLPPPLEPVRVARPRPRPEPAGPGPGAWPTGAASPGPAAPAGAGHGRASGPGAGAVAEAVTVAEVVAEPGPWVANGAVPAPRAGEGNAASPAAPPGPGPAIAAGAGAGARPVPAPPETWAAPAHTPAVPAGVQTDPALPETWAAPAPAAQAPADAGPLPAMWQAAPAPVWTGPAVTALAGAEAADRPVLPRRRAQQHLAPQLREVPVPRRAADPEQPVHDPGLMAAFQRGFGLAQSENQA, encoded by the coding sequence ATGTCCGAACCCCGCGCCGCCCGCCACGCCCCGTCGAGACACACCGTCACCGGTCCGGGCCGGCAGATACGCCCCCAGCTGATCCGCGCCGCCGTCCTGCCCACGCTCGCCGCCGGACTCAGCGGCGCCGCCGCGGTCATCTTCACCCTCCAGCTCGGCGGCGGAGCGGGCGACCGGGACGCCCGGCTCTGGCCGGTGCTCACCGGCTGCGCCCTGCTCGTGGCCGGGGCCCTCGCCGCGGCCCTGCTCGGCGCGCAGCGCGGCGCCAAGGCCGTCCGGGACCGGTGCGAGGCGCTGCGCCGCTCCAGCGTGCGCGGCCGCCAAGAGCTGCGCGGCGCCGCCGACCGGCTGGAGCGCGGCGAGGCCCCCGGCCGCCCGGTGCGCGGCGGCCCGACCGGGACCCCGGCCGGCCCCGACCCGGCGGGGGTGGACGAGTTCTGGCTCCTCGCCCAGGAGCTGCGCGGGGCCCGCGAACAGGCCCACGCGACCCTCGTACGGCTGGCCGGGCCGGCCACGCCGTCCGACAGCGACCGGAAGGTCGAGGTATTCGTCAACCTCGCGCGCCGTCTGCAGTCCCTCGTCCACCGCGAGATCTCGCTGCTGGACGAGCTGGAGGACACCGTCGAGGATCCGGACCTGCTCAAGGAGCTCTTCCACGTCGACCACCTCGCCACCCGGATCCGCCGCCACGCCGAGAACCTCGCGGTGCTCGGCGGGGCCGCCTCCCGGCGCCAGTGGACCCGGCCCATCGACCTGAGCGAGGTGCTGCGCTCCGCGGTCGCGGAGGTCGAGCAGTACACCCGGGTCAGGGTCGTGCCCCCCGCCGGCGGCAGCGTGCGCGGGCACGCCGTCGCCGACGTGGTGCACCTGCTGGCCGAACTGGTCGAGAACGCCACGGTGTTCTCCGCGCCCGACACGGACGTGGTGCTGCGCGCCGAGCGGGTCACCGCCGGGATCGCGGTCGAGGTGGAGGACCGCGGGCTCGGCATGCCGGCGCAGGAGCAGCACCGGATGAACGCGCTGCTCGGCGACCCCGACCAGATCAGCGTCCGGCATCTGCTCGCGGACGGGCGGATCGGGCTGTTCGTCGTCTCCGCGCTGGCCCGCCGGCACGGGATCGCCGTCGAGCTCAAGTCCAACATCTACGGCGGGGTGCTCGCCGTCCTGGTGCTGCCGCGGGAACTGCTGGGCGCGGAGGCGCCGGGCGCCGCCGACGCGGCGGGCTCCCGTGCCACATCCTGGGGGACGGGCCAGGCCTCGCCGCTCCCGCCGCCGCTGGAACCCGTACGCGTGGCCCGGCCCCGCCCCCGCCCGGAGCCGGCCGGCCCCGGGCCGGGCGCCTGGCCGACGGGTGCCGCGAGCCCCGGGCCGGCCGCCCCGGCGGGGGCCGGCCACGGGCGCGCGTCCGGGCCGGGGGCCGGTGCCGTGGCCGAAGCCGTGACCGTGGCGGAGGTCGTGGCGGAGCCCGGGCCGTGGGTCGCGAACGGGGCCGTTCCGGCGCCCCGGGCCGGGGAGGGGAACGCGGCGTCGCCGGCGGCCCCGCCCGGGCCGGGGCCGGCCATCGCGGCCGGCGCCGGGGCGGGCGCGCGGCCCGTACCGGCCCCGCCGGAGACGTGGGCCGCGCCCGCGCACACGCCCGCGGTGCCGGCCGGCGTACAGACCGATCCGGCCCTGCCCGAGACCTGGGCCGCGCCCGCGCCGGCCGCCCAAGCCCCGGCCGACGCCGGCCCCCTGCCCGCGATGTGGCAGGCTGCCCCGGCTCCGGTGTGGACCGGGCCCGCGGTCACCGCCCTGGCCGGGGCCGAAGCGGCGGACCGGCCCGTCCTGCCCCGGCGGCGGGCGCAGCAGCACCTCGCGCCGCAGCTGCGCGAGGTGCCCGTACCGCGGAGGGCCGCGGACCCCGAGCAACCCGTACACGACCCCGGCCTGATGGCCGCCTTCCAACGGGGCTTCGGCCTGGCGCAGTCGGAGAACCAGGCATGA
- a CDS encoding 1-hydroxy-2-methyl-2-butenyl 4-diphosphate reductase, which produces MPAARGDGAADPGPLLVACALRIEQAALRSAGRGDHALLRTGMGPRAAGRSVGRALERPGMERAAVLATGFCAGLVPGMHPGDLVVAAETRDPEGAVACTGTDLLAEALARAAPGRTVHTGALTGSDHVVRGQERARLRATGAIAVDMESAATLWAATRGGGRPPGGGRPVAAVRVIVDAPEHELVRIGTVRGGISAFRVLRAVLPAFYDWHRSLLLPRR; this is translated from the coding sequence ATGCCCGCGGCCCGGGGTGACGGGGCCGCGGACCCCGGCCCGCTGCTGGTGGCCTGCGCGCTGCGCATCGAGCAGGCGGCGCTGCGCAGCGCGGGCCGCGGGGACCACGCGCTGCTGCGGACCGGCATGGGCCCGCGGGCCGCCGGGCGGTCCGTCGGCCGGGCGCTGGAGCGGCCGGGGATGGAGCGGGCCGCCGTCCTCGCGACCGGATTCTGCGCCGGGCTGGTCCCCGGCATGCACCCCGGCGACCTGGTGGTCGCCGCCGAGACCCGGGACCCGGAGGGTGCGGTCGCCTGTACCGGGACCGACCTGCTGGCCGAGGCACTGGCCCGGGCCGCCCCCGGCCGGACCGTGCACACCGGCGCACTGACCGGATCCGACCACGTCGTCCGCGGCCAGGAGCGTGCGCGGCTGCGCGCCACCGGCGCCATCGCGGTCGACATGGAGTCCGCGGCCACCCTGTGGGCCGCCACCCGCGGCGGCGGCCGCCCGCCGGGGGGAGGCCGCCCGGTTGCGGCCGTCCGGGTGATCGTGGACGCTCCGGAGCATGAGCTCGTCCGTATCGGCACGGTCCGCGGTGGAATATCGGCCTTCCGCGTACTGCGTGCCGTACTGCCCGCGTTTTATGACTGGCACCGTTCTTTGCTGCTCCCCAGGAGGTGA